In a single window of the Elaeis guineensis isolate ETL-2024a chromosome 4, EG11, whole genome shotgun sequence genome:
- the LOC105032365 gene encoding remorin, which produces MAGEESKKVTVEGSSETAPLPEPTKDVAEEKAVIPPPSEEKADASKALAVVEKVADVLAEKSTGGSTERDAQLARVETEKRMSLIRAWEENERAKAENKAAKKMSSITAWENSKKAAMEAELKAKEEELEKKKAEYAEQMKNKMAMVHKAAEEKRAFIEAKRGEEILKAEEMAAKYRATGLAPKKLLGCFGA; this is translated from the exons atggCGGGAGAGGAGTCGAAGAAGGTGACGGTGGAGGGCTCGTCGGAGACGGCTCCGCTGCCGGAACCCACCAAGGACGTTGCTGAGGAGAAGGCGGTGATCCCGCCGCCTTCGGAGGAGAAGGCTGATGCTTCCAAGGCTCTGGCCGTCGTCGAGA AGGTTGCAGATGTTTTGGCAGAGAAAAGCACGGGGGGTTCAACTGAGAGAG ATGCTCAACTTGCTAGGGTGGAAACAGAGAAGAGAATGTCTTTAATAAGGGCATGGGAGGAAAATGAAAGGGCTAAAGCTGAAAATAA GGCTGCTAAAAAGATGTCATCTATTACTGCCTGGGAGAACTCAAAGAAGGCTGCTATGGAAGCTGAGCTGAAAGCAAAAGAG GAAGAACTAGAAAAAAAGAAGGCAGAATATGCAGAACAAATGAAAAACAAGATGGCCATGGTTCACAAAGCAGCAGAAGAGAAGCGAGCTTTTATTGAGGCCAAGCGTGGTGAAGAGATCCTGAAGGCAGAGGAAATGGCTGCAAAATATCGTGCCACAGGGCTTGCTCCAAAGAAGCTCCTTGGCTGCTTTGGAGCCTAA